In the genome of Patescibacteria group bacterium, the window CCGGCAGGCTACTGCACGACCGATTGCGGCTTCCCCGGGTGGATGTATCCGTGCCGCGCGGGCTCAACATGCGGAATGGGTCTTGGTGATTACCATTGTTTTCTTCTGTGCGACGCAGACGGCTCCCCTTGCCCCGCCTACTCTTACTGTGACCGTGTCAATTCGGGAGAGAGACCGGACGAGAACGCCTGTCGTCCGGTTGAACTGGTAAGATCCTGCGGGAGGACTCTTGCCTGTGAGGGCACGCAGTCCCAGGGTGCTGGTGGACTTTGGAGCAACTGTTCCTCAGAGGGCATGCACTGCGGACCATGCTGTGTATGTGACGAAGAAGGAAACGAGAGTCTCACCCGGAGTGAAGAGGATCTCGATTGCCCACCAATTGATTGTAGCGCCCTGGGGGCACATTGTGGTGGTCCCTTTGGAGTCAATCCTCACATTTGGTACAGCTACTTTGGAACAGCAAGCAACGGTTGTCTGCACTTAGGTACTTGTCGATCTGTGCTCTATCCCTGTATTTCTTCTGATCATGTGGGGGTCGAACCCGATAGCGATGGGGATGGTTGGTCTGTTTCGTGCGGAGATTGCGATGTCGGTAATTCGGAGGTAAATGAAGGCCATATAGAAGTCTGTGGCGACGGGCTGGACAACGACTGCGACGACTTGACTGACGAAGATTGCTGCCGTGACGCAGACGGCGACGGCTATCTCGGCACGCCCGCCGGTTGCGGCGATGACTGCAACGACGGTAACGCCGCGGTTTATCCCGGCACGATGGAAATCTGCGACGGGCTGGACAACGACTGCGACAGATCAACCGACGTGATCGCGCCGCGCACCGTTGCCAATGTCGCCACCACCTACGAAGTCGGCTGCACAATAGATGGTATCTGTTGCGACTCGCCGAGCATCGGCGTGGTGCAGACCGCTGCTCTGGACCCAACCTGGTTTTCCGGCATGGCGCGGACTCGAGTCACGGCGGCGGTTGAGTATGCTTACTATGCCAACTC includes:
- a CDS encoding putative metal-binding motif-containing protein yields the protein MLYPCISSDHVGVEPDSDGDGWSVSCGDCDVGNSEVNEGHIEVCGDGLDNDCDDLTDEDCCRDADGDGYLGTPAGCGDDCNDGNAAVYPGTMEICDGLDNDCDRSTDVIAPRTVANVATTYEVGCTIDGICCDSPSIGVVQTAALDPTWFSGMARTRVTAAVEYAYYANSCWNDAEIALNVHTSATNYRLTRAFRCEVQQATCTITTPWGYFANTWTFNDGEVPSDVNLEVVRDGDNGVKYRNWRATVEVDCY